ACAGCAAGCAAATGAATTTCTTAAGAATAATTCAGAATTCGCAGATTCATCCCGCATTAAGTGGTCGTCCAGCTTAATTGCGGAGCTTGGTCGGCGCAGTCAGCTTGAAGGAGCAGGCTTTTACAAAACGAGTTTGTATAGACCGTTTGCGAAGCAGCATGTCTACTTCGACGCGCAGTTCAACCATCGCACTTACCAACTGCCGTCGATGTTTCCGACACCGAAGCATGAGAACATTGGATACTATATTCCAGCCGCAAGTAGCGCTGCACGTGAGTTCAATATCCAGGTGACCAACTTGCTACCGGATTTATGTCTGAGTGGATCCGGTTCTGGTCAATTCTTCCCACGCTTTACCTGGCAACCAGTCGAAGCTGTTGACGGTGGGTTATTTGCAGAAGGCAGCGTCGTAAAGCAATCGGCTGAGGCGAGTGCCTACGGTGAGATTGGTGAAGTCGTCGATGGCTATATGCGCGTGGACAATGTCACTGAGGAGATTAAGGCGCTGTATCGGAAGGCGCTGGGCGCGGATATTTCCGGCGATGACATTTTCCATTTTGTGTACGGCAAGCTGCATGATCCGGTGTATCGGGAGACGTATGCGGCGGATTTGAAGAAGATGTTGCCACATATTGAGACGCCGGGGACACGGGCGGAGTTCGACAAGTTCGCTGCGGCGGGTGCCGAGTTGATGGCGCTGCATGTCGGCTATGAGGACGTGGAGCCGTGGCCGTTGGATGTTGAGGTGAAGGCGTCGGCGGATCCGGAGGATCGTGAGACCTGGCGCGTGCTGAAGATGCGGTGGGCGAAGCGGAAGGATCCGGAGACGGCCAAGAGCGTCAATGATGTGACGAAGTTGATTTACAACAAGGACGTGACGATTTCGGGGATTCCGGCTGAGGCGGATGAATACATGCTGGGGTCAAGATCAGCCTTGGCATGGATTATTGACCGGTATCAGGTGAAGAAGGACAAGGCTTCGGGGATTGTGAATGACCCGAATGATTGGGCTGATGAGGTGGGGAATCCGCGCTACATCGTGGAGCTGATTGGTCGTGTGACGAGGGTGGCAATGGAGACGGTGCGGGTTGTTGAGGGAATAAAAGATGGAAATATTTAATCTAATTATCCAAATGATTGCTGCCGTAGGTTCTGTACTTGCAGCTCTTGCTTCGTGCCAAGCCCTGAAGATTGCAAACCAAGCAAATCAGTTAGCCGAGAGGACCGCAACTGAATCTGCTAACAATATCCGAGAATCTAATCAATTGGCACGTGAGACCGCAGAACAGGCAGAAGCACATGCTCGAGCTATAGAAGAACGCGAAAAAATTCGGGATCAACGTCGCATCGCAAGCAACTTACAAGCTTGGTGGGTGACTAATAACGATAATAAGCAGTCTAATTGGGGAGTCGTTCTTTCCAATACTGGCAGTGACTCCTCAGTTTTCCACGACATATGCGTGAAATTCACTTGTAACTCCACAACGTCAAAACATAAAGTCACGACGTTGCCGCCCGGAACATACTTTCTTGAAAGCACGTTCACGCCAAATGGCCCACCGGAGTTAGGGTTCCCGCAACTTGTGGATAACTTGCGAGATTTCCAACCGCTTCTTAATTCTAAAAAGCACGCTATTGAGGAACTTTCTTTCCAAGACCAGGTAGGACAAAAATGGACGTGGACGAGTAAGCCCGGGCTATCGCCTAGAGAAAGTATCGCAGAAAAGTCCTTGGAAGGGTAAACTTGAATGCTTCAGAAAATAAATGCTAAAGGCGCGCACGCGACGCTCGGCCGATGAAAATCGTCCAGTACGCGTGTCTATCATGCGCGTGCTGGGCGACTTTCGCTTTTAGTGTGATGTCCTCTTTTAGGATGCTGCAAGCTTTTGGGCGCGCTGGTAAGACACTCCGAGGACTGTCCCCATATCTCGCACGGTCATTCCAGCGTTTCTCATTGCAACAGCCAGGTCATGAGTGCTTGCCTGTGCTGCAGCAGCCAGTCGTGCCGCTTCTTCGCGTTCTTTTTCGGCGCGAGCTTTTATTTCCGCAAGGCCCATTGGAACGTGTATGGCGTTGGGGCACTAACGCAGGCGAGCCTCGCTGCGACTAGCATGAGCGTGTGGCAACTTTTCGCTCTCTGACCCCCAGTTTTTGGATACAGCTTGTTATCCAGACGATCGTAGCCTTCGTATCGTTGAGCTTTATTAGCAGTACTGGTCTCGTAAGCAATTTTGATATCTCACGGCCATGGCAGATTGTGTTGTATACCTGCTCATGTGTGGGAATCGCGTTGACCTACGTGGGGCTGTTGCTCCAACGCTGGAAGCCGGTTGGTGGCGTGACCACGGTAACCGTCGGATTGGTGTTTATAAGTCTTTCGCTTACGTACAGCTTTTTAGCGGGATATGTGGTTGTTTGTTATGAGGCGTGGTTTATTTCTGCGCATATCATGAGGCATCGTTCTCGTTGGCTCATCGCCTTGTTCGTGGGTAGCTTTGGTTCGATTGCCTTTAATCTGCTGTTTCCCCTTCTGTTTTTCAACGTATTGGAAACGGGGAGTGCTGTTGGAATCAAAGAGATTATCCAAGAGCCCCAAGCATGGTCGTTTGTCGCGGTAGTGGCCACGCTGGTGGTGGTGTCTATCGCGCTGTTTTGGCAACTGGGGTTATCCACTAAGCGGAAAGCTGATGAGCTGCGGGATTTGCGTGCGCGTGCGGAGCTGGCAGCGGTATCTGAACGCAACCGCATTGCGCGCGAGATGCATGACATTGTTGCTCATTCGCTCACGGTTGTTATTGCACAGGCAGATGGTGGTCGGTTTGCAGGTAGGGATAATCCGCAACAAGCACTTAATGCGTTGGAAACGATCTCTTCGGTGGGTAGAGAAGCGCTTTCCCAGATGCGTGGTCTGTTGAGCGTGTTGCGGGAAACGGATGCTCGTGACGTGACTGCAGCTCCTGGTATCGAAAGCGTGGGCACGCTTATCCGCGAGGCTGAGCTTGCGGGGCTAGATATTCACTATGAGGTGGTGGGGGAGCCACAGGCGTTGGATGAATCGCGAAGCCTGAGCGTATTTCGTATTGTGCAGGAGTGCCTGACTAATGTGCTCAAACACGCGGGTACAACGCGTGCGTGGGTAGTAATAGACTGGAGTGACCCGAGCGTGGTGCGCATCAAAGTAGACAATGAAGCTGGGGAGGCGCTGGTGGATACGCAGTCCACTGGAAAGGGGCTGGTTGGTGTGCGGGAGCGTGCGTTGATCCATGGCGGTCGGGCGCGGTGGGGAGCGTCGATAAGCTACATTGGGGGATGGTATGTTGAAGCGGAAATTCCGGTGAAAGGCTAAAACGGTGATCACTGTAGGACTGGCAGATGACCAGCATCTGGTGCGGGCTGGGTTTCGCATGGTGTTGGATTCGCAAAGCGATATCACCGTGGCGTGGGAAGCCAACGACGGGAAAGAAGCGCTAGAAAATGCCGAAAATACGCCGGTAGACGTGATTTTGATGGATGTGCAAATGCCGGTGATGGATGGCCTCGAAGCCACCAAACGGATCGTGGCAGCCAACACCGATACCCGCATTATTGTGTTGACTACCTTTGACAGCGAAAACTATGTGGTCGGAGCCGTAGAACACGGTGCCTCAGGATTCCTTCTAAAAGACACCGCCCCCGAAGACCTCATCACGGCGGTTCGTACCGTCGGCGAGCAAAGCGCT
The sequence above is drawn from the Corynebacterium rouxii genome and encodes:
- a CDS encoding sensor histidine kinase → MATFRSLTPSFWIQLVIQTIVAFVSLSFISSTGLVSNFDISRPWQIVLYTCSCVGIALTYVGLLLQRWKPVGGVTTVTVGLVFISLSLTYSFLAGYVVVCYEAWFISAHIMRHRSRWLIALFVGSFGSIAFNLLFPLLFFNVLETGSAVGIKEIIQEPQAWSFVAVVATLVVVSIALFWQLGLSTKRKADELRDLRARAELAAVSERNRIAREMHDIVAHSLTVVIAQADGGRFAGRDNPQQALNALETISSVGREALSQMRGLLSVLRETDARDVTAAPGIESVGTLIREAELAGLDIHYEVVGEPQALDESRSLSVFRIVQECLTNVLKHAGTTRAWVVIDWSDPSVVRIKVDNEAGEALVDTQSTGKGLVGVRERALIHGGRARWGASISYIGGWYVEAEIPVKG
- a CDS encoding response regulator, with protein sequence MITVGLADDQHLVRAGFRMVLDSQSDITVAWEANDGKEALENAENTPVDVILMDVQMPVMDGLEATKRIVAANTDTRIIVLTTFDSENYVVGAVEHGASGFLLKDTAPEDLITAVRTVGEQSAVISPAATAVLFKSMRGHAPQTELVASPGGDVNAGLIDPLTPREQEILLLIALGKSNTEIAEELFISLPTVKTHVSKVLSKTGSRDRVHAVLFAFSRGLVAPNQLLTHTQG